A genomic window from Acidobacteriota bacterium includes:
- a CDS encoding 30S ribosomal protein S1: MHSNKEAKNSLSSRIPTDDAVTGENVISSEDGKPGRKPQDYKSEDFAALYDRTFKKFAEGEVVKGRILKIMENEVMVDIGFKSEGIINKEEFIGSDGKITIKEGDVIDVLLEKSEDNDGYVVLSREKAEKMKIWDDVEKAHAEGRCIKGRVIERIKGGLAVDIGIRAFLPGSLIDIRPVKNLDMFRGKELLLKVIKVNKKRGNIVLSRKAVLEEENEERKKKTLESIEEGKIVKGTVKNITEYGVFVDLGGIDGLVHITDLSWGRINHPSELFSIGDDIEVVVLKYDRDKERVSLGYKQKTRDPWEMVSEKYPIGSRIRGKVVSLTDYGAFVELEEGVEGLIHISEMSWTKKIKHPSKLLSVGDIVESVVLEVDQEARKLSLGLKQTEPNPWSLIEGKYRVGQKIKGKVRNLTDFGAFVSVDEGIDGLVHISDLSWTKRIKHASDVLKKGDLVEAVILKIDSENQRLSLGIKQLLPNAWTEFFANHRVGEILTGKIVRLTDFGAFIELYENVEGLVHVSELSKNRIDKPDNHFSVGQEIRVKIIKMDPEENKIGLSVKAALDEEERRDVKEYIEKQESSRISIGDLVGDFSDLAKKSAEEKSDSENAEKREE; this comes from the coding sequence ATGCATTCGAATAAGGAGGCAAAGAATTCCCTTTCATCAAGGATACCCACGGATGACGCCGTGACTGGAGAGAACGTGATAAGTAGCGAAGATGGAAAGCCAGGCAGGAAGCCCCAGGATTACAAATCGGAAGACTTTGCTGCTCTCTATGACAGGACCTTCAAGAAATTTGCTGAAGGCGAAGTAGTCAAAGGCAGGATATTGAAGATCATGGAGAACGAGGTCATGGTCGATATCGGTTTCAAGTCGGAAGGAATCATCAACAAAGAAGAGTTCATCGGAAGCGATGGGAAGATCACAATAAAGGAAGGGGATGTCATAGATGTCCTTCTTGAAAAAAGCGAGGACAATGATGGCTACGTCGTCCTGTCACGCGAAAAAGCAGAGAAGATGAAGATATGGGATGACGTTGAGAAGGCCCACGCGGAAGGACGCTGTATAAAGGGAAGAGTCATCGAAAGGATTAAAGGAGGGCTTGCCGTTGACATCGGAATCAGAGCATTTCTTCCTGGTTCTCTCATCGATATACGGCCTGTGAAAAACCTCGATATGTTCAGGGGTAAGGAACTTCTTCTCAAGGTGATCAAAGTCAACAAGAAACGAGGAAATATCGTTCTTTCCCGAAAGGCAGTTCTTGAAGAGGAGAACGAGGAAAGGAAAAAGAAGACCCTCGAATCCATAGAGGAAGGAAAGATAGTCAAGGGAACGGTCAAGAACATCACAGAGTATGGAGTCTTCGTCGATCTTGGCGGAATCGATGGATTAGTTCACATCACCGACCTCTCCTGGGGACGGATCAATCATCCCTCGGAACTATTCTCAATCGGGGATGATATTGAAGTAGTCGTTCTGAAGTACGACCGGGATAAGGAAAGAGTATCACTCGGCTACAAACAGAAAACTAGAGATCCATGGGAGATGGTCTCTGAAAAGTATCCAATCGGTTCCAGGATCAGGGGAAAAGTTGTCAGTCTCACCGATTACGGTGCATTCGTGGAGCTTGAAGAAGGAGTGGAAGGCCTCATCCACATCTCCGAAATGTCCTGGACGAAAAAGATCAAACATCCTTCCAAGCTTCTTTCTGTCGGGGATATCGTGGAGTCAGTCGTGCTGGAAGTCGATCAGGAAGCACGGAAGCTTTCACTCGGTCTTAAACAGACGGAACCAAATCCCTGGAGCCTCATCGAAGGTAAATATAGAGTGGGGCAAAAGATCAAGGGAAAGGTCAGAAATCTGACCGATTTCGGTGCCTTCGTATCCGTCGACGAGGGGATTGATGGTCTAGTCCACATATCAGATCTTTCCTGGACAAAACGGATAAAGCATGCCTCGGATGTCTTAAAGAAAGGTGACCTGGTAGAAGCCGTCATCCTCAAGATAGATTCGGAGAATCAGAGGCTCTCGCTGGGAATTAAGCAGCTTCTCCCGAACGCCTGGACGGAATTTTTTGCCAATCACAGGGTAGGGGAGATCCTAACGGGGAAGATTGTAAGACTCACCGATTTTGGCGCTTTCATAGAGCTATATGAGAACGTAGAAGGTCTTGTCCATGTTTCCGAGCTCTCTAAGAATAGAATTGACAAGCCGGATAACCATTTCTCCGTAGGTCAAGAAATCCGGGTCAAGATCATCAAGATGGATCCAGAGGAAAATAAGATTGGACTGAGTGTAAAAGCTGCTCTCGATGAAGAAGAGAGAAGAGACGTAAAGGAATATATAGAGAAGCAGGAAAGCAGCAGGATCAGCATCGGA
- the scpB gene encoding SMC-Scp complex subunit ScpB, which produces MNRENDRKRKRIPSEKEMKAIVEALIFASTEPISVENLISLFGEESGNQVRLILSKLMQEYSLEDRGISIEKVAGGYRFATRSSVGLWLKDFALLSSKTKLSRAAIETLSIIAYRQPITIPEIQFIRGVNPSGAIKTLLEKKFIKITGRKRTIGKPFTYGTTRQFLIYFGLDSLDDLPPIEQFDSMLSSSAEIEGISLPDVEEPGSSEEE; this is translated from the coding sequence ATGAACAGAGAAAACGATAGAAAAAGAAAAAGGATACCGAGCGAAAAAGAGATGAAAGCAATCGTGGAGGCTCTAATCTTCGCTTCGACGGAACCGATTAGCGTGGAGAATCTAATTTCTCTATTTGGAGAGGAAAGTGGTAATCAGGTCCGCCTCATATTATCCAAACTTATGCAAGAATATTCGCTTGAAGACAGAGGGATATCCATCGAGAAAGTTGCCGGCGGCTACCGGTTCGCCACCAGGAGTTCCGTCGGGCTATGGCTTAAAGATTTCGCTCTACTTAGCAGCAAAACGAAACTGTCCCGAGCGGCTATCGAGACTCTCTCCATTATTGCTTACAGGCAACCAATAACGATTCCCGAAATCCAGTTCATACGTGGCGTCAATCCGTCAGGAGCAATCAAGACTCTCCTGGAAAAGAAGTTCATCAAGATCACAGGGCGGAAGAGGACCATAGGGAAGCCCTTCACCTATGGAACAACCAGACAATTTCTCATATACTTCGGATTGGATAGCCTAGATGACCTTCCACCCATAGAGCAGTTCGATTCCATGCTCTCCTCATCCGCTGAGATCGAAGGGATTTCATTACCGGATGTCGAAGAACCTGGCTCCTCGGAGGAAGAATGA
- a CDS encoding pseudouridine synthase, which translates to MRERLQKILSRAGVSSRREAEKLILDGRVQVNGKAAFQLGMKADPEKDHIRVDGKLLRLSRPVFLMLYKPKGYICSMHDSAGRRTVYDLLRGVKERVFSVGRLDYNSEGLLLFTNDGALANKLMHPSGKVKKNYLVKIRGLLSEEDLLKIRKGIVLQEGKTLPVKIRMVKNDDHSWVEMVMSEGKKNQIRRIFRQLNHRVLKLKRTGYAFLTLEGLNPGSFRFLSSEEIDRLRRFAHRNDPHT; encoded by the coding sequence ATGAGAGAAAGACTTCAAAAGATATTGTCCCGGGCCGGTGTCTCCTCAAGAAGGGAGGCGGAGAAGCTTATTCTTGATGGAAGAGTGCAGGTGAACGGAAAAGCAGCTTTTCAGCTCGGTATGAAGGCCGATCCAGAAAAGGATCATATAAGGGTGGATGGCAAGCTGCTCAGGCTTTCAAGACCCGTCTTTCTGATGCTTTACAAGCCGAAGGGATACATCTGTTCTATGCATGATTCAGCCGGAAGGAGAACGGTATACGATCTTCTCAGAGGAGTGAAGGAGAGGGTATTTTCAGTGGGTCGGTTAGATTACAATAGTGAAGGATTGCTCCTCTTCACAAATGATGGTGCTCTTGCCAACAAACTGATGCATCCATCGGGAAAGGTTAAGAAGAACTACCTGGTCAAGATCAGGGGGTTGCTCTCAGAAGAAGATCTTCTCAAGATCAGGAAGGGCATCGTTCTTCAAGAGGGGAAAACTCTTCCGGTTAAAATCAGGATGGTCAAGAATGACGATCATTCTTGGGTAGAGATGGTCATGTCTGAGGGGAAGAAGAACCAGATCAGAAGGATATTCAGGCAACTGAATCATCGAGTTCTGAAACTCAAGAGAACCGGGTATGCATTTCTGACACTCGAGGGGCTGAATCCAGGCAGTTTCCGCTTCCTCTCAAGTGAGGAAATCGATAGGTTGAGACGATTTGCTCACCGAAATGATCCGCATACTTGA